From Anopheles funestus chromosome 3RL, idAnoFuneDA-416_04, whole genome shotgun sequence, a single genomic window includes:
- the LOC125768460 gene encoding integrator complex subunit 7, with amino-acid sequence MMSVRVNNFNENFLNETEGDSNSVLMDLDKGLRSNKIGDQCEAIIRFPKLFERYPFPILINSSFLKLAEFFRIGSNLSRLWILRVCQQSEKHLEKIINIDEFLKRIFMVIHSNDPVARALTLRTLGAVAFVISEKQHVHHAIRMALDSHDTVEVEAAIFASVQFAAQSKTFAVGMCSKVASMIESLQTPVNMKLHLIPVLRHMHHDASTAALVRALCRDLLPKYPSEQFVVEIIRSLSQLSCATLVDIPDQVDLLLVYLHDPRKRVQSTVLLSLKKLAEKGAYLWPKTAISRLLQLTGQCSNQNMALDVILTLTKCPHTCHTMLNEEQQQILDVCKNCLLMENESGGRAMTILTSLITYCHTENIPPPVHVLEYLDMHLEFLIQASLQNKSSLKDFRLYLKCGVQLSKTSRELGESFAEMIAEMLSEEHSSSTASHSKLICEALGAICSNVIVSCDFYENQKPGTSPFSAVMQHLLRKLETLAKHGGELDKEKTNIVELLAAICMQAMLGSFMPDNVIAIFMQLLHTTNPWTQYRIARSASRYGQHFLAALIYEKLSKNISLENLHFYLVALSQISKAECILNHGQEYETLAQKHIKREPGEQLPVVGFLSLIDRLEKAINLYCIALSTLKASSSPQHPLGFQSELIRLRCMFLEVLHSVVITRNTLCITPPSEISQTLAQNCRDPLQKYGHITNQLRKHVKLLKNCEDAYNRLYKSSFDADPGTLEHLEAVQHLCATLQLSIETISFINPSETPKIAPQSSHPETRYLLSVCRTVTKQLQLIPAEVPGSTKTLTHEHTDMMMKQIETVVRSSHCTPRFFFQVLQNTAVKLALTPQPRGTGEPVFVQPNSHLVVKVEGVIQHYGRTPSLFRAINSIQLTLNSTLMTSRPNDVKLLSDSVTLTQVVKPHRDFLSGSFLIALNNTAHTFNGGQVSLGGQWQLNLETCIIDDNGVMWQTGPKSTLLVRIPEDNHKQVLGMQSTVRRF; translated from the coding sequence ATGATGAGTGTCCGCGTAAATAATTTCAACGAAAACTTTCTCAATGAAACCGAAGGCGACTCGAACTCGGTGCTGATGGACTTGGACAAGGGTCTCAGGTCGAACAAAATCGGTGACCAGTGTGAAGCAATTATCCGGTTCCCCAAGCTGTTCGAAAGGTATCCCTTTCCCATCCTGATCAACTCGTCGTTTTTGAAGCTAGCCGAGTTTTTCCGCATTGGTTCGAATCTGTCCCGGCTGTGGATCTTGCGCGTATGCCAACAAAGCGAAAAGCACCTAGAAAAGATCATAAACATCGATGAATTTCTCAAACGCATCTTTATGGTGATCCATTCGAATGATCCGGTTGCACGTGCCCTAACGCTGCGCACTCTCGGTGCGGTTGCGTTCGTGATATCGGAAAAGCAACACGTTCACCATGCGATACGAATGGCACTGGATAGTCACGATACGGTCGAGGTGGAAGCGGCTATTTTCGCAAGCGTGCAGTTTGCCGCACAGTCAAAAACGTTTGCCGTAGGCATGTGTTCCAAGGTGGCATCGATGATCGAGAGTTTACAGACGCCGGTTAACATGAAGCTGCATCTGATACCGGTGCTGAGACACATGCATCACGACGCAAGTACGGCAGCTCTGGTGCGAGCCCTGTGCCGAGATCTGCTGCCGAAGTATCCATCCGAGCAGTTTGTGGTGGAGATTATACGCTCACTGTCACAGCTGTCCTGTGCCACGTTGGTCGATATACCGGATCAGGTAGATTTGCTGCTGGTGTACTTGCACGATCCGAGGAAACGTGTCCAGTCGAcggttttgctttcgttgaAGAAACTGGCCGAAAAGGGTGCATATTTGTGGCCAAAAACGGCCATCAGCCGTCTGCTGCAGCTTACCGGGCAGTGCAGCAATCAAAACATGGCGCTGGATGTTATACTGACGCTTACCAAATGTCCACACACGTGCCATACGATGCTGAACgaagagcagcagcagataCTGGACGTGTGTAAAAACTGTCTCCTGATGGAGAACGAAAGTGGTGGCCGTGCAATGACGATCCTGACCAGTCTCATCACGTACTGCCATACGGAAAACATCCCACCGCCAGTACACGTGCTAGAGTATTTGGATATGCATCTGGAGTTTCTCATCCAAGCGTCGTTGCAGAATAAATCGTCCCTGAAAGACTTCCGGCTGTATCTGAAATGTGGCGTACAGCTATCCAAGACGAGCCGTGAGTTAGGTGAAAGCTTTGCCGAAATGATCGCTGAAATGCTAAGCGAGGAGCATTCCTCTTCGACTGCGAGCCACTCGAAGCTGATCTGTGAGGCACTGGGAGCGATCTGTTCGAATGTGATCGTATCGTgtgatttttatgaaaatcaaAAGCCCGGCACAAGTCCTTTCAGTGCTGTTATGCAGCACCTACTGCGGAAGCTGGAAACACTCGCGAAACACGGTGGAGAATTGGACAAAGAGAAGACGAATATTGTGGAGTTGCTGGCAGCTATTTGTATGCAGGCAATGCTTGGCTCCTTTATGCCGGATAATGTGATTGCAATTTTCATGCAGCTGCTGCATACGACGAACCCTTGGACGCAGTATCGTATCGCACGGTCGGCCTCCCGTTACGGACAACATTTTCTTGCCGCTTTGATTTACGAGAAGCTGTCGAAGAATATTTCTCTGGAGAATCTACACTTTTATCTAGTGGCGCTGAGTCAAATATCGAAAGCGGAATGCATTCTTAACCATGGACAGGAGTATGAAACCCTCGCCCAGAAGCACATCAAGCGAGAACCAGGTGAACAGTTACCAGTCGTAGGTTTCCTCTCCCTAATCGATAGACTCGAGAAAGCAATAAATCTGTACTGCATAGCATTGTCCACTCTGAAAGCGAGCTCATCTCCACAGCATCCGCTTGGGTTCCAGTCGGAACTGATTCGCCTGCGTTGCATGTTTCTCGAGGTGCTGCACAGTGTGGTAATCACACGGAACACTCTGTGCATTACTCCTCCCTCGGAAATCTCTCAAACACTCGCGCAAAATTGTCGTGATCCGCTACAGAAATACGGCCACATCACGAACCAACTGCGGAAGCACGTGAAGCTGTTGAAAAACTGCGAAGACGCATACAATCGTCTGTACAAAAGCTCGTTCGATGCAGACCCAGGAACACTGGAACACCTGGAAGCGGTGCAGCATCTGTGCGCCACACTGCAGCTATCGATCGAAACGATTTCCTTCATAAACCCGTCGGAAACACCTAAAATTGCACCTCAATCGAGTCATCCGGAGACACGATACTTGCTGTCCGTCTGCCGGACGGTAACGAAACAACTTCAGTTAATTCCGGCCGAAGTCCCAGGAAGCACCAAGACGCTCACCCATGAACATACGGACATGATGATGAAGCAAATCGAAACGGTGGTACGATCGTCCCATTGTACACCGCGATTCTTCTTCCAGGTGCTGCAAAACACCGCCGTGAAATTGGCGCTTACCCCGCAACCTAGGGGCACCGGAGAACCGGTGTTTGTGCAACCGAACAGTCATCTGGTGGTGAAGGTAGAAGGCGTTATCCAGCACTACGGACGTACGCCATCCCTTTTCCGAGCGATTAACAGTATCCAGCTGACACTGAACTCCACCTTGATGACGTCGCGCCCGAATGATGTAAAGTTGCTGTCCGATAGTGTCACGCTGACGCAAGTCGTGAAACCGCATAGAGATTTCCTAAGTGGTAGCTTCCTGATTGCGCTCAACAATACGGCCCACACTTTTAACGGGGGTCAGGTTAGCTTGGGTGGCCAATGGCAGCTGAACCTGGAGACGTGCATCATCGACGACAATGGTGTAATGTGGCAGACGGGTCCAAAAAGTACGCTACTGGTGCGCATTCCGGAGGATAATCACAAACAGGTGCTGGGAATGCAATCCACCGTGCGGAGGTTTTAA
- the LOC125768474 gene encoding nischarin, whose amino-acid sequence MSNYQLHANETTISIPRIITVDSVNYYEILVKCGQVMWTVNHRFRDFAELHERLVSERGVSKDKLPPKKVIGNKSPTFLKKRQEALEQYLKEMLIFLKITMPREFVEFLDFHRYDIIFLVQHLASSLFLRGDAFLAKSKKYGFSVLELHAISERLKIPCPPTEAACSNYNFSHILDFCAQLETIIVLPTKNSLPTILYDDDTDKYIPHALHKPIGSSNLIPVQLRYELSVFKVLRNLIIYGVPTENIQNVGALRETLSRIEVYKSETKQICQIALCDNVHKDAAEDELDKSKQWKNLRHAVFKENQLTAIDRTIRLFPSLKDLFLDKNKLESIAHLSHLNNLQTLSLRCNRIEQCPNWHVQLGNLVTLNLSQNRIRLLEGLGKLYSLVNLDLSCNLIDDINEIDYIGNLPLVENLRLMGNPVAGGVDYRARVLSRFGDRLQEIYLDNEKGNQTEYDMALVHSALRISAQKSHRKLHSLLDPSNTSEGDAPDANDAERAGTSGGESR is encoded by the exons ATGTCCAATTATCAGCTGCATGCAAACGAAACCACCATCTCGATCCCTCGTATAATCACGGTCGACAGTGTGAATTACTACGAAATTTTAGTCAAATGTGGTCAAGTAATGTGGACGGTGAACCATCGGTTTCGCGACTTTGCCGAACTGCACGAGCGTCTCGTATCGGAACGGGGCGTCTCGAAGGATAAGCTACCACCGAAGAAGGTGATTGGCAACAAGAGTCCCACGTTTCTGAAAAAGCGCCAGGAAGCGCTCGAGCAGTACCTGAAGGAGATGCTTATCTTTCTGAAAATTACAATGCCACGGGAGTTTGTCGAGTTTCTCGATTTCCACCGGTACGACATTATCTTTCTGGTGCAGCATCTCGCCAGCTCACTGTTTCTGCGCGGTGACGCATTCTTGGCCAAGTCGAAAAAGTACGGCTTCTCGGTGCTGGAGCTGCACGCCATCAGCGAGCGGCTAAAGATACCATGCCCACCGACGGAGGCAGCCTGCAGCAACTATAATTTCTCCCACATACTGGACTTTTGTGCGCAGCTCGAGACAATCATCGTGCTGCCGACGAAGAACAGTCTGCCGACGATCCTGTACGATGACGATACGGATAAGTACATTCCACACGCGCTACATAAACCGATCGGCAGCAGCAATCTCATCCCGGTGCAGCTACGGTACGAGCTGAGCGTGTTCAAGGTGTTGCGTAATCTCATCATTTACGGCGTGCCGAcggaaaacattcaaaatgtaG GTGCCTTGCGTGAAACGCTCTCGAGGATAGAGGTGTacaaaagtgaaacgaaacaaatctgCCAAATTGCGCTGTGTGATAATGTCCATAAAGATGCGGCGGAGGATGAGCTGGACAAATCGAAG caatgGAAAAACCTACGGCATGCCGTCTTTAAGGAAAATCAGCTCACGGCAATCGATCGAACGATACGGCTTTTTCCCAGCCTGAAGGATCTGTTCCTGGACAAGAACAAGCTGGAAAGTATTGCTCACCTTAGCCATCTGAACAATCTGCAGACACTCAGCCTGCGATGCAACCGGATAGAGCAGTGTCCGAACTGGCACGTACAGTTGGGCAATTTGGTTACACTGAATCTTTCGCAAAACCGTATCCGTTTGCTGGAGGGACTCGGCAAACTTTACTCGCTCGTGAATCTGGATTTGAGTTGCAATTTAATAGACGATATAAACGAAATCGATTACATCGGTAATTTGCCTTTGGTGGAGAATTTGCGCCTGATGGGAAATCCTGTTGCGGGTGGTGTTG ATTATCGTGCCCGTGTGCTTTCGCGCTTCGGCGACCGGTTGCAGGAAATCTATCTCGACAATGAGAAGGGCAATCAAACCGAGTACGATATGGCGCTCGTTCATTCGGCGTTGCGTATATCGGCACAGAAATCCCATCGTAAGCTGCACAGCCTACTCGATCCAAGCAACACCTCGGAGGGAGATGCTCCAGACGCGAACGATGCCGAACGGGCGGGAACGAGCGGTGGAGAAAGCAGATGA
- the LOC125768466 gene encoding uncharacterized protein LOC125768466: MDANDESCEPSSKRRKIEHSETTTVEDQTEIDHINRLPYEIFCRIFKMLYFKEQLQCSLVCLRWHAILRSDPFINQIQFNFSHCFGLPMRINRQLYMESCVHCIFHDCGSYPDLEDQKKIMDMVRQAQCAEDEPGPSTRLTGGLTSEQYLFSGKLPLKTLEIRATFDRMRRFLGDRLQAMKNLQELRLTVLPEALEDVPAEEAPYWNIAHDTLPVLVWELYANTNGYELKLPALEKFRLEIANDCDLKSIMNHSTQLVELTVWFYFERAMEQTLTLPFPKLKKLTVKRFDGKLNSPDPNTRVDDMSAERFVRNAPLLEDIYFDSNTVTFRLFRAICLFGANMLRRLTVRDVIFPRDLFLYILELKNLEFLRLKNCILEEGSRLRMVDFPRLQHLELLASGTCFRLDVSFAHIRRFKYSMDSQLSRLCRNMIMLEDLEIKLRTMAPVAEHIREHFHSIALLANLRTLRINGMRTNIRPWAFCKPMPAVERLILRKCNLLRCNFKDIRKLFPKLKVLELDATRIAYKQLPNGVKPMAHLQRRLKEYLSDCCVTVNPASSAELVSTVLKMEDERRWNLHLIETDGISMVKLKKSK, translated from the exons ATGGATGCAAATGATGAAAGTTGTGAACCTTCCAGTAAAAGACGTAAAATAGAACATTCTGAAACAACTACAGTGGAGGATCAAACTGAGATTGATCACATTAACCGGCTTCCATATGAG attttttgtaGAATATTCAAAATGCTTTACTTCAAAGAACAGCTACAGTGCAGTCTGGTGTGCCTGCGGTGGCATGCGATTTTACGCTCCGACCCATTCATAAACCAAATACAGTTCAACTTCAGCCATTGCTTCGGATTGCCAATGAGGATAAATCGTCAGCTGTATATGGAAAGTTGTGTACACTGTATATTTCACGATTGTGGTTCATATCCCGATCTTGAGgatcaaaagaaaattatggACATGGTACGGCAGGCACAATGTGCCGAAGACGAACCCGGACCATCGACCCGGCTAACCGGTGGATTAACCTCAGAACAGTACCTTTTCTCCGGCAAGCTACCGTTAAAGACGCTAGAGATAAGGGCAACGTTCGATCGAATGCGTCGCTTTCTAGGAGATCGGTTACAGGCAATGAAAAATCTTCAAGAACTTCGATTAACCGTTTTACCCGAAGCACTGGAAGATGTACCGGCGGAAGAAGCCCCGTATTGGAACATCGCACACGATACTCTCCCTGTGCTGGTATGGGAACTGTACGCAAACACCAACGGGTACGAACTCAAGCTTCCCGCACTCGAAAAGTTTCGGCTCGAAATAGCAAACGATTGCGATCTGAAATCCATTATGAACCACAGCACGCAACTGGTCGAGCTTACGGTGTGGTTTTACTTCGAACGTGCGATGGAACAGACGCTTACCTTGCCGTTTCCGAAGCTGAAAAAGCTAACCGTGAAACGTTTCGACGGCAAACTCAATTCACCCGATCCGAACACGCGTGTTGACGATATGTCGGCGGAACGATTCGTTCGAAACGCTCCACTGCTGGAGGATATTTACTTCGATTCGAACACCGTTACATTCCGACTATTTCGTGCCATTTGTCTGTTCGGTGCTAATATGCTGCGAAGGCTCACGGTACGTGATGTCATCTTTCCGCGCGATTTGTTTCTGTACATTCTAGAGCTGAAGAACCTGGAA TTTTTAAGGCTCAAAAACTGCATCCTGGAGGAAGGAAGCCGTCTGCGAATGGTGGACTTTCCACGGTTGCAACATCTGGAACTACTCGCTAGTGGGACCTGCTTCCGGCTCGATGTTAGCTTTGCTCACATACGACGCTTCAAATACAGCATGGATTCACAGCTTTCCCGACTATGCCGTAATATGATAATGCTGGAAGATTTGGAAATTAAGCTACGCACCATGGCACCGGTCGCCGAACACATCCGGGAACACTTTCACTCAATTGCGCTGCTTGCGAACCTGCGTACGTTGCGCATCAATGGCATGCGAACGAATATCCGCCCGTGGGCTTTCTGCAAACCGATGCCAGCGGTTGAACGTTTAATTTTGCGCAAGTGTAATCTGTTGCGCTGTAATTTTAAGGACATACGAAAACTGTTTCCCAAGCTGAAGGTGCTTGAGCTGGATGCTACCCGCATCGCGTACAAACAGCTTCCGAACGGTGTAAAACCGATGGCACATTTGCAGCGCCGATTGAAGGAGTATTTGTCTGATTGTTGCGTGACGGTAAATCCTGCATCGAGCGCGGAGCTAGTGAGTACGGTGCTAAAGATGGAAGATGAACGACGATGGAACTTGCATCTAATCGAAACAGATGGTATAAGTATGGTAAAgttgaagaaaagcaaataa